GTGTTCGGCGCCGCCGGCGACACGGTCGTGATCGAGGAGTTCCTCGATGGGTACGAGGTCTCGGCGTTCGCGGTCACCGACGGGCGGGAGATCCTGCCCCTCGACCTCGCGCAGGACTTCAAGCGGGCCGGCGACGGCGACACAGGGCCGAACACGGGGGGGATGGGCGCGTTCAGCCCGCTCCCGGACGTTCCCGACGACGTCCGCGCGCGGATCTTCGACGAGATCGTCGCGTGGGGTGTGCGCGCGATGGAGGCCGAGGGCGTCCGGTTCCGCGGCGTGCTCTACGCGGGTTGCATCGTGACCGCCGACGGTCCCAAGCTCGTCGAGTTCAACTGCCGGATGGGCGATCCCGAAACCCAGGTCGTCGTGCCGCGGCTGCGCTCGGACCTCGGGGAGCTGATCCTCGGGTGCATCGAGGGGAACCTGAAGAACTACCGGGCGCGATGGCGTCCGGAGGCCTGCGTGACCGTCGTGGCGGCCTCGGGCGGCTATCCCGGTCACTACGAGACCGGGGTTCCGATCACCGGGATCGAACAGGCCGAGGAGGTCGACGGGGTGCTCGTGTTCCACGCGGGCACGATCGAGCGCTCCGGTAGACTCCTGACCGCCGGCGGGCGTGTGCTCGCGGTGAGTGGCCTCGGCCCCACCGTCGAGGATGCCCGCGAACGGGCATACGAGGCGCTCGACCGGATCTCGTTCCCGGGCATGACGTATCGGACCGACATCGCTTCGGTTCCGGGACCGACCACAGGAGAGGGGAACGGGTGACCGAGCCGACGCCGCAGGTGGGGGTGCTCGCCGCGTCGCCCGCAGAGCTGGGGGTGCTCCAGCAGGCGGGCGCGATCCTCGAGAAGTTCGACATCCCCCACGAGATCCGCGTGATGTCCTCGTCGCGGAACCCCGACCTTGTCGACGAATACGCGCGCACGGCGTTCGAGCGCGGCATGCAGGTGATCATCTGTACGACCGGCATCTCCGGGCACCTGGCGGCCGCGATCGCCGCGCGCACAGTGCTCCCCGTGATCGGTGTTCCGATCGTCTCGCCCCCGCAGATGGACGGCCGCGAGGCGCTCGCGATCACCGCGCAGATGCCCTCGGGTGTTCCGGTCGCGACGGTCGGCGTCGATGCGGGCGTGAACGCGGCCGTGCTCGCCGTGCAGATCATCGCGGTCGGTGATCCGGACGTGCAGCAGCGGATGTGGAAGTTCAAGGACGACCTTGCGGAGGGCCTGCGGCTGTGAGGCCGGGGCCCGACCCGACCGCTCGACCTCCCGCCACCACCGGTCCATGCTCCCGGCGACCGACCCTGCCCGGGGCGGCGCCGTGATCCCGCGTTACTCCCAGCCGGAGATGGCCGAGGTCTGGACCGACGCCTCCCGGATGGAGCGCTGGCTCGAGATCGAGATCTGCGCCGTGGAGGCCCGTGCCGCGCTCGGCGACGTGCCCGCCTCCGACGCGGTGGCGATCCGCGAACACGCCTCGGTCGACGTGCACCGGGCCCTCGAGCTCGAGCGCATCACCCGCCACGACGTCGCCGCTTTCGTCCAGGCGGTCGGGGAGACGAGCCCCGAGGCGGCGCGCTGGCTGCACTTCGGGATGACCTCCTCGGACGTGCTCGACACGGGGTTCGCGCTGCAGCTGCGCGACGCGGCCGACATCCTGCTGCGGCGCCTCGAGCGGCTGCTCGGCGTGACGACGCGGCTTGCGCTGGAGCACCGCACGACCGTGATGGCCGGGCGCAGCCACGGGATCCACGCCGAGCCGACGAGCTTCGGGCACAAGGTCGCGATCTGGGCCTTCGAGCTTGCCCGCGATCGCGAACGGATCCGGCGGGGGCGAGAGATCGTGAGCGTCGGCAAGCTCTCGGGAGCCGTCGGCTCCTACTCCCAACTCGACTCCCGTGTCGAGGAGCTGGTCATGGGACGCCTCGGGCTGCGCGCCGCCGAGGCGTCGAACCAGATCGTGCAGCGTGACCGGCACGCCGAATACCTCGGAGCATTGGCGATCACCGCCTCGACGCTCGACAAGATCGCGACCGAGATCCGCCACCTCGCGCGGACCGAGGTCCGCGAGGTGGCGGAGCCGTTCGCCGAAGGGCAGAAGGGCTCGTCGGCGATGCCGCACAAGCGGAACCCGGTCGCCAGCGAGCGCATCAGCGGACTCGCGCGCGTGATCCGCGCGAACCAGCACGCCGCGCTGGAGAATGTCGCGTTGTGGCACGAACGCGACATCTCCCATTCGTCGGCCGAGCGCGTGATCTTCCCGGACTCGACGGGCCTGCTCGACTTCATGCTCCTCGAGATGACGAAGGTGCTCGAGGGACTCCGGATCCATCCGGAGCGCATGCGGGAGAACCTCGCGTCCGACGGTGGGCTCGCGTTCAGCCAGAGCGTGCTGCTCGCGCTCGTCGACGCGGGCCTGCCGCGTGACGATGCGTACCGGATCGTGCAGACCGCGGCGGCCACGGCGTGGGACGAGGGGGGAGACTTCCGCGCGGACCTCGGATCGAACCCGGAGGTCGCGCGGCTGCTGTCGCCCGAGGAGCTGAACGCGCTGTTCGACCCGGCGCGGTTCCTGCGCAACCTCGATGTCGTCTTCGACCGCCTCCAGCGGTTGCCGGTCGAGGCGGGGACGGAGGACTGACCGTGGCGACCGCGGGCGACCTGCTCGCGCGGGGGAAGGTCCGCGACATCTACGACGCGGGAGACGATCGCCTGCTGCTGGTCGCCAGCGATCGGCTCAGCGCGTTCGACGTGATCCTGCCCAACCCGATCCCGGACAAGGGGCGGGTGCTCACCGGGCTCGCGCTGTTCTGGTTCGAACGCACGGCCGACCTCGTCGCCAACCATGTGCTCACGGCCGAACGCTGGCGCTTCCCCGAACCGTTCGCGCACGACACGGACCTATCGGGGCGTGCCACGCTCGTCCTACGCGCCGACGTGATCCCGGTCGAATGCGTCGCACGCGGCTACCTGTCCGGATCGGGATGGATCCAGTACCGCGCGTCCGGCGAGGTCTGCGGCGTCTCGCTGCCGAACGGACTCGCGGAGTCCGAACGGCTGCCCGAGCCGATCTTCACGCCGACCACGAAGGCCGAGGAGGGTCACGACCTTCCGATCACCCTCGAGCAGACCGAGGAGCTGGTCGGACGCGGGCTGGCGCGCAAGCTCCAGGAGGTCACCCTGACCCTCTACGAGCGGCTCGCGGCGCTGGCGTCCGAACGCGGCGTCATCCTGGCCGACACGAAGTTCGAGTTCGGCTTCCGCAACGGCGAGCTGATCCTCGTCGACGAGATCGGAACGCCGGACTCCTCGCGCTTCTGGCCGGCCGACGCGTACCGCCCCGGCGGACCGCAGCCGAGCTTCGACAAGCAGTACGTCCGCGACTGGCTCGACGCGAGCGGATGGGACCACGAACCGCCGCCGCCCGAGCTTCCTCCCGAGGTCGTCGAGCAGACTGCGGCTCGGTACCGTGAAGCCTATGAGCGGCTCACCGGTGAACGGTTCGATCACTACCGCCACCGGATGGGCGTGATCGACGAGGCGCAGTGGGACGCGAAGAACACCGGTCGAGCGCAGGAGGGTCCATGAGGTACGGCTTCGAGGTCCTGGTGTCGCTGAAGCCGGGACTGCTCGACCCGCAGGGCAAGGCCGTCGAGGGATCGCTGCCCGCGTTGGGGTGGACGAACGTGGCGGGGGTGCGTGTCGGCAAGCACATCGCGCTCACCGTCGAAGCCGCCGATGCGGCATCCGCGCGCGCGCAGGTCGAACAGATGGCCGAGCGGCTGCTGTCGAACCCGGTGATCGAGGATTTCCAGATCCTCGCGGCGGAGGAGCTCGTCGAGTGAAGGTGGGGTCGTGAGCTCCCGGATCGGCGTCGTCACCTTCCCGGGCTCGCTCGATGATCGCGACGCGCTGCGCGCGGTCACCACGATGGGGGGAGACGCGGTTCCGCTGTGGCACGGCGCGCACGACCTTCGGGGGGTCGACGCCGTGATCCTCCCGGGAGGCTTCAGCTACGGTGACTACCTGCGCACGGGAGCGCTCGCGCGCTTCGCCGACGTGATGGACGAGGTCCGCGACTTCGCTCGCGGGGGCGGTCCCGTGCTGGGGATCTGCAACGGGTTCCAGATCCTGTGCGAGGCCGGGTTGCTACCCGGCGCCCTGTCCCGGAACGCGTCGTTGCGGTTCCTGTGCCGCACCGTTCCGCTGCGGGTAGAGACGTCCGCGACCCCGGTCACCGGCCGGCTCGTGCCGGGCGAGGTGGTCGAGATCCCGATCAAGCACGGGGAGGGACGGTACGTCGCGGACGGCGACCTGCTCGCGCGGCTCGAGGACGAGGGACAGGTCGTGTTCCGGTACGCGCACGCCGACGGCACGGTGGACGAGCGCGCCAACCCGAACGGGAGCGCCGCCTCGATCGCCGGTGTTCGCAACGACGCCGGCAACGTCGTCGGCTTGATGCCCCACCCCGAGCACGCCGTCGACCCCGACGTCGGGCCGGTGGGAGGCCAGCCCCTGTTCGCCTCCCTGCTCGAGCACGTCGGCGCGAGGGTCTGACCGTGGGGGCCGACGGCCGCGAGCCGCTGTTCCGCAGCCTCGGTCTCACCGACGAGGAGTACGGAGAGATCCGCGAGACGCTCGGGCGGGAGCCCGAGCGCGCCGAGCTGGCGATGTACGCGGCGATGTGGTCCGAGCACTGCTCCTACAAGTCCAGCAAGGTCCATCTGCGCACCCTGCCCACCGAAGGAGACGCGGTGCTGGTCGGTCCCGGACAGGACGCGGGCGCCGTGGACATCGGCGACGGGCAGGCCGTCGTGTTCAAGATCGAGAGCCACTCGCACCCGAGCGCGATCGAGCCCTACCAGGGCGCGGCGACCGGTGTGGGTGGCATCGTGCGCGACATCATCTCGATGGGCGCCCGGCCGGTCGCCTTGATGGATCCGCTCCGGTTCGGTCCGCTCGAGGATCCACGCAACCGCTGGCTGGTCGCGGGTGTCGTCGCGGGCATCGGCGGCTACGGCAACTGCATCGGCGTGCCGACGGTCGGCGGCGAGATCGCCTTCGCGCAGCCGCACACGAAGAACCCGACCGTCAACGTGCTCTGCGCGGGGATCGCCCCGGCCGATCGCCTCGTGACCTCCGCGATGCAGGTGCACGAGGGATCGCTCATGGTCCTGTTCGGGGCGGCGACCGGCCGCGACGGGATCGGTGGGGTATCGGTCCTGGCCAGCGCCACCCTCGAGGAAGGCGCCGAGGGTGCGCGCCCGAGGGTGCAGATCGGGGACCCGTTCGCCGAGAAGCTGTTGATCGAAGCCTCGCTCGAGCTCGTGGAGCGCGGCCTGCTCGAGGGACTCCAGGATCTCGGTGGCGCCGGGCTCACCTGTGCGGTCAGCGAGTCGGCGGCGCGCGCCGGCCTCGGCGCCGAGCTCGACCTGGACGCGGTGCCGCTGCGTGAGGCCGGCATGGAGGACTTCGAGATCCTCACGAGCGAGTCGCAGGAGCGGATGCTCGCGATCGTCGCGCCCGAGCGACTCGACGAGGTCCGGACCGTCTGCGAGAAGTGGGGCCTGAACGGCGTCGTCGTCGCGCGAACGGTCGCGGGCGGTGAGCTGACGGCGCGGTTCGGGGGCGAGGTCGTAGCGAGGGTGCCCGCGCGATCGCTGACCGACGACGCGCCCGAGTACGAACGGCGAAAGTCCGCGCCGGCCGATCTCGGGGAGCGACACGAGGACGACCCGACCTTCGCGACCGTTACCGTCAAGGCGGAGGAGGCGTTCTTCACGATCCTCGGCGCTCCGAACATCGCGAGCAAGCGCTGGGCCTTCGAGCAGTACGACTCGCTCGTGCAGGGCAACACGATCGCGGGACCGGGTGGTGACGCGGCGTTGATCCGCGTGCCGGGAACCCTCAAGGCGCTCGCACTCTCGACGGACGGGAAGGGGCGGTTCGGCCAGCTCGACCCCTACCTGGGTGCCGCGCACTCGGTCGCCGAGGCCGCGCGGAACGTCGCCTGCGCCGGAGCGCGCCCGCTCGCGATCACGAACTGCCTCAACTTCGGCAACCCGGAGCGCCCGGAGGTGATGTGGCAGTTCGCGGAGTCGATCCGCGGGATCGCCGACGCGTGCCGCGCGTTCGACACGCCGGTGACCGGCGGGAACGTGAGCTTCTACAACGAGTCGGGCGACTCGACGATCTGGCCGACCCCGGTGATCGGGATGCTCGGGCTGCTCGAGGATCACCGCCTGCGCGTGCGGACGGGGTTCCGCGGGCCGGGCACGTTCGTCTACCTGTTGGGCGAGACCCTCCCCGAGCTCGGGGGGTCCGAGTTCGCCGAGGCCGTCCTCGGACGCCGGTCGGGGCGCCCCCCGGCGCTCGACTTCGCGCGGGAGCGCTCCCTCCACGATCTGCTGATCCGGGCCGCCGCCGGTGACCTGCTCGTGTCGGCGCACGACTGCGGTGACGGCGGGCTCGCGGTCGCGCTCGCCGAGTCGGCGATCGCGGGGGACGCGGGGTTCGCGGTGACACTGCCCGACGACGTTCCGTGGTACGTGTCGCTGTTCTCCGAGAGCGCGTCCCGCGCGGTCGTCTCGGTCGACGAGGCCAAGGCGGGGGTCTTCGAGACGCTCTCCTCCGAGGTGGGCGTTCCGGCGTTGCGGATCGGAGAGACCGGTGGACCGAGGATCTCGATCGATCAGATCCTCGAGACCACCGTCGAAGCGGCCCGGGACGCGCACATCTCCACGTTGCCGGACCTGCTCGGCGCCTGACGCTCGTGGCGGTCCCGGCCGGCTTTCACGTTCCGCGGGCCCGGCGCGTTGTTCCTTCGATGGACCCGAAGAGCAAGCGCAGAGGCGGATGAGCGGCCGGGTAGCCGTTCCACCGTTCACCGAGCTCGTGGAGGAGCACCGGGCGATGGTGCACCGGTTCCTGACGGTCGCGGTCGGCCCGCTCGAGGCCGACGACTGCTTCCAGGAGACCTTCCTCGCCGCGCTCCGCGCCTACCCACGGCTGGAGCACGCCGACGCGCTCGATCGATGGCTGCTGCGGATCGCGACGCGCAAGGCGCTCGATCACCACCGCGGACGACGGCGTCGTCCGGAGCCGTCCGAGACCGTCGATGCCGCCGATGCCGCGCTCGCCGGCCGGCCGGAGAGCGGTGCGTCGGCCTCGCCCGATCTCGGCGACCCCCTCTGGTCCGCGGTCGCGAGCCTGCCGCCTCGCCAGCGCGCCGCGGTGGTGCATCGCTACGTGCTCGATCTGCCGTACGCGGAGATCGGACGTCTGATGGAAAGCTCGACCGAAGCGGCCCGCGCGAACGTCGCGGCTGCGATGCGAACCCTGCGATCGGAGGTATCCCGATGAACGGAGCGACCGAACCCCGCGGACGCGACCTGCGTCGCCTGGCTGCCGGCGCGGATGCGCGCTCGGCCGAGCTCACCGACGCTCTCGCCGACGCGGCCGACGAGCGAGGTCTGGTCGACGTCGGCATCGGCTGGGTGGACTCTCCCCTCGGGCGGCTGGCCGTCGCCGTCACGCGTCGCGGCGTGCTGGAGATCGTCTTCCCCGACCGGGATCGCGACGACTGGCTGAGCTCGCTCGCGCGCGACGTGTCGCCGCGGATCCTCGAGTCGCCCACACGGGCCGAGCCCGTCCGACGCCAGCTCGACGAGTACTTCGCGCAGCGGCGAACGCGCTTCGACCTGCCGGTCGACCGCCGCTTGATCCGCGGATTCCAGGCGGCGACGCTGCGAGCGCTCGAGCGCGTTCCCTACGGCTCGACCTCGACTTACGGCGATCTGGCGCGCCGGGCGGGCAGTCCGAAGGCATCGCGTGCGATCGGGAGTGCGCTCGGGAGGAACCCGATCCCGATCGTGATCCCGTGCCATCGGGTGGTGCGCACGGGGGGTGCGCTCGGCGGATACGCCGGGGGCTTGGACCGCAAGCGGTTCCTGTTGGAGCTGGAGGGGTCGCTCAAGTCCTAGGCTCCAGGCACCCGGATCGCGTGTCGATGGGCATCGGGTACGACCCCGACCCGAATCGATCGCGACCGTGGATCCTCAGACTGCTCAGCAGAGCCCGCCAGAGGCGGGCGCGGCAGCCGCGCCGCGTCTGGACGTCGAGCGTGAGCTCCGTCGACGCGAAGCGATCCTGCACGCGGTGTCCGTCGCGGCGGAGCGGTTCCTCGCGGCGGAGTCCTGGACCGAGGTGATCGACGAGATCCTCGGGCAGCTCGGCACCGCCGCCGAGGTCAGCCGGGTCTACGTCTTCGAGAATCGGCGGACCGACGACCAGCGGGTGGTCTCCGACCAGCGCGCCGAGTGGGTCGCCCCCGGAGTCTCGGTACAGCTCGGGAACCCGGTCCTGCAGGGATTCGACTACGGCGCCGACGGCTACGGCGAGTGGGCTGCTCGGATGTCCCAGGGAGAGGCGGTGCAGGGCCACCTCGACGAGGTCGGTCCTCGCCAACGCGAGCTGTTCGCCGAACAGGACATCCTCTCGTTGCTGATGGTCCCGGTGTCGACCGACGCCGGTTGGTGGGGGTTCCTGGGTTTCGACGACTGTGTGGAGGGTCGCCGATTCCCCGCCGTCGAGGTCGAGGCCCTGCGTGCTGCTGCGAGCATCCTCGGGGCGGCGCTGCACCGGGAGAGGGCGCAGCGGGAGCTGTCCGAGGCCGAGGCCCGCTATCGCACCCTCGTCGAGCAGATCCCCGCCGCGATCCACATCTCTCGTCTCGACGTGAACGCCTCGACGATCTACATCAGCCCCCAGATCGAGCAGCTCTTCGGGTACACCCCCCAGGAATGGATCGCGAACCCGCGGCTGTGGTCCGAGCTGCTCCACGAGGACGATCGGGAGAGCGTCCTGGCCGCGAACGAGGGGTTCGTGCGGACCGGCGAGCCGTTCCGCATGACGTACCGGATGCACGCGCGCGACGGTCGGACGCTGTGGATCCGCGACGAGGCGGTGATGATCCGCGACGCCGACGGAGCGCCGGTCTCGATGCAGGGTCTGCTGATGGACGTGTCCGAAACCCGCAAGGTGGAGGAGGACCTTCAGCACAGTCTTGCCCTGCTCGAGCACGGAGACGCCGAGCGACGTGAGCTGCTGGCGCACCTGGTCAGCGCTCAGGAGCAGGAACGCGTCCGGATCGCCTCGGACATCCACGACGATCCGCTCCAGAAGCTCACCGCGGTCGGCATGCGCCTCGGCGGGCTGCGCCGAGAGCTCGGGGAGTCCGCGCCCGAAATGGTCCTGCAGCTCGAACGGACGATCTCGGGGGCGATCGCGAGCCTGCGCAACCTGTTGTTCGAGGTCCGCCCGCCCTCGCTCGACCGGGAGGGGATCGCGATCGCCCTCGCGCAGTACCTGCGGGAAGGAGCGACCCCCGAGGCGGAGCTGACGTGGGAGCTGGATGACCGGCTCACGGTCGAGCCTCCGCCGGAGGTCCGTGCGATCTGCTACCGGATCTGCCAGGAGGCGATCACCAACGTCCGTAAGCACGCGCGGGCCACCCATCTGAAGGTGGAGCTCGGCGATGACGGGGACTCGTTCCGCGTGCGGATCCACGACGATGGCATCGGGATCCGAACCGACGACCCGGGCACGGGGATCGGTCACCTCGGGATCCCCTCGATGCGCGAGCGAGCGGGCCTGGCGGGCGGCCGCCTGGACATCCGTGCGCGTCCCGGCGGCGGGACGACCGTCGAGGTCGTCATCCCGATCGCGGGTCCGTCCGCGGCCGGATCGGTCGGAGCCACCACGCCGTAGCGTTCCTCCGCACCGAGGTGGTCGGACAGGCCGGTGCTAGCATCGGAGGTCGTGGGAGCGGAGAGTCCCAAAGAGGAGTGCGGCCTGTTCGGGGTGTGGGCCCCGGGTGAGGACGTGGCTCGCCTGGCCTACTTCGGACTCTTCGCCCAGCAGCATCGCGGCCAGGAGAGCGCCGGGATCGCGGTCTCCGACGGCCACAACATCCTCGTCTACAAGGAGCTCGGTCTCGTCTCGCAGGTGTTCAACGAGGCGACGCTGTCCACCCTCCAGGGCGACCTCGGGATCGGTCACACGCGGTACTCCACCACGGGATCGACGACGTGGGAGAACGCCCAGCCCGCGTTCAAGACCGATGGAACGCACACACTCGCACTCGGCCACAACGGCAACCTCGTGAACACCGCCGAGCTCGCCGAGCGCGTCGGCTCGAAGGGTCGGGCGAGCACCGACTCCGACCTCGTAGCGACGCTGCTCGCTCGCCGGATGAACGGCGGCGGGCTGGGCGACGCCGCGATGGATGTGCTGCCGACGCTCCAGGGGGCGTTCTCGTTCGTGCTGATGGACGAGCGGAGCATCTACGCGGCGCGGGATCCCTGGGGTGTGCGTCCGCTGTCGATCGGCCGTCTGGCGAGCGGGTTCTGCGTCGCGTCGGAGACCTGCGCGCTCGACATCGTCGGGGCGACCCTCGTCCGCGACGTCGAGCCCGGAGAGCTGATCCGGATCGACGACCGGGGGATCCACTCCGAGCGGTTCGCGGCGTCGCCGCGCAAGGCGCTGTGCATCTTCGAGTACGTCTACCTCGCACGGCCCGACTCGCGGATCGGCGACACGCTCGTGCTCGAGGCGCGGCGCGAGATGGGCCGCCGCCTGGCGGTGGAGGCGCCTGCCGAGGCCGACCTCGTGATCCCGGTGCCCGACACGGGGCATGCCGCCGCGCAGGGCTTCGCCGAGGTCTCGGGACTTCCCTACGGCGAGGGCCTGATGAAGAACCGCTACGTGGGGCGCACCTTCATCCAGCCCTCCCAGTCGCTGCGCGAGCGCGGGGTGAAACTCAAGCTCAACGTGATGCCCGACGCGGTGCGGGGCAAGCGGCTCGTCGTCGTGGACGACTCGATCGTTCGCGGGACCACGACGCGGCAGATCGTCCAGGCGTTGCGCGAGGCCGGCGCCACGGAGGTCCACACCCGCATCACCTGCCCGCCGATCAAGTGGCCGTGCTTCTACGGGATCGACTTCTCCACGCGTCAGGAGCTCGTCGCGTCGGACCTCGACGTCGACGAGATCCGCTCGTTCGTCGGGGCCGACACCCTCGGGTATCTCTCTCTGGACGGGATGGTCGAGGCGACCGGCGGCCGCAAGGAGGACTTCTGCCGGGCGTGCTTCGACGGCGAGTACGCGATCCCGATCCCGGAAGGGGCGGGGAAGTTCCTGCTCGAGGAGCAGCTCTCGCTGCCGTCGCAGCCCGAGCCGGCCGACGCCGGCGTCGAGTGAGCCTCCGGGGGTTCCCGGCGCGATGAGCGACGCGTACGCGCGGGCCGGGGTGGATCTCGACGCGGGGGCGAAGGCCGTCGCGTTGATCGGAGACCTCGCCCGTGCCGCACGCCGGCCGGAGATGCGCGAGGACCTGAAGGGGTTCGCGGGGCTGATGGACCTCGGCGACGGACGCTTGCTCGCCGCCGGTACCGACGGCGTCGGGACGAAGCTCGAGATCGCCCGGCAGGCCGGACGGCTCGGCACGGTCGGCATCGACCTCGTGGCGATGTGCGCGGACGACGTCGTGTGCACCGGGGCGGAGCCGTTGCTGTTCCTGGACTACCTCGCGGTCGGGGCGGTCGATCCCGAACGCGTCGCGGCGATCGTGGCCGGCGTCGCGGAGGGCTGTCGCCGCGCCAACTGCGCGCTGCTCGGGGGCGAGACCGCGGAGCATCCCGGAACGATGGAACCCAACGCGTTCGACCTCGCGGGCTTCTGCGTCGGGATCGTCCGGGAGGACGAGCTCCTCGGGGCGCACCGGGTCCGGGAGGGTGACGCGCTGGTCGGCCTGGCCTCGAGCGGACTGCACTCCAATGGTTACTCGTTGGTCCGCCGCGCGATGCTCGAGTCGGGAACGTTCCTGCTCGACGAGACTCCCGAGGGGCTCGATCGTCCGCTGGTCGACGAGCTCCTCGAGCCCACGACGATCTACGCTCCGCTGGTGCTCGACCTGGCGCATGGGGGACTGCTCCGCGCGGCGGCGCACGTCACCGGGGGAGGCATCGAAGAGAACCTGCCGCGGGTGTTTCCCGACGGGCTCGGTGCCCAGGTCGACGAGACGGCGTGGTCGCCGCCGCCGATCTTCGATCTCGTCCGTCGCGCCGCCGAGGCGTCGGCCGACGACATGCGAGCCACCTTCAACATGGGTGTCGGCATGATCCTCGTGGTCGCGCCCGAGGACGCCGATCGTGTCGCCGGCCTCGCGCGCGCGAAGGGGGTACCGGCGTCCACGATCGGCCGGGTCGTGCCCGGCTCCGGCGCGCGGTACACGTAGTCCCCGGCCTGCGCAGGTATCCGGGCTAGGTAGTCACCGCATCCCCCGGGGTCTCGGACGAAAGTCCCAGGTGCTAGGGCCACCGCCAGGAACGAAACCGTCCCAACGGCCGATTATCCGCAGGCGGTTCCCGGCCGTAGTTAGTAGGGACATGGACGCGACCCGGCAGGCTCCTCCCGCCTCCCACAGCGTGCTCGTCGTCGACGACGAGCCCCAAGTGGTGTGGGTGCTGCAGTTCTCCCTCGAGGCCGAGGGCTACGAGACGTTCTCGGCCCGGGACGGACGCGCGGCGATGAGCGCGATCGCGGAGAACCACCCGCACCTGCTCGTGCTCGACATCATGATGCCGACGATGGACGGCTGGAGCGTGCTCGAGGAGCTCCGACAGCTTCCCGAGGATCAGCGTCCGCGGGTCGTCGTCGTCTCCGCCCTCGCGAGCCTCCGCGATCGCGCGAAGGCTGCGGAGCTCGGAGCGGACGCCTTCGTGCCGAAGCCTTTCAACGTCGACGATCTGATCGGCGTGCTGCACGAGCTCGAACGAGCCAGCTGATCCGGCGCCGGCCGGTGTCGATCAGTGCCCGTAGCGCTGGTGGTCGGTGGGAACGACCGTGGTGCCGGTCGCTCTGCATGTGAGCACGGGCTCCGCGAGCATCTCGGCGGCGGACTCGGAGATGTCGGTGCGCGCCTGTGCCACCTTCCACACCTCGAACGCGCACGTGCGGCTCGTCGTGCCGACCTTCACGATGCGGCCCTTCGCCTCGATGAAGTCCCCCGCGTACAACGGCGCCAGGAACTCGACCGAGTCGTAGGCGCGGAACAGTCCCTCGTCGCCGTCGAACTTGATCGCCAGCTCGGTGATCAGATCGCCGATCAGCTGCAGCTGCGTCGCGCCGGCGACGAGATTGCCACCGTAGTGAGCGTCCTCCTGGCCGAGGCGAAGCCGG
The sequence above is a segment of the Actinomycetota bacterium genome. Coding sequences within it:
- a CDS encoding RNA polymerase sigma factor translates to MSGRVAVPPFTELVEEHRAMVHRFLTVAVGPLEADDCFQETFLAALRAYPRLEHADALDRWLLRIATRKALDHHRGRRRRPEPSETVDAADAALAGRPESGASASPDLGDPLWSAVASLPPRQRAAVVHRYVLDLPYAEIGRLMESSTEAARANVAAAMRTLRSEVSR
- a CDS encoding PAS domain-containing protein, yielding MDPQTAQQSPPEAGAAAAPRLDVERELRRREAILHAVSVAAERFLAAESWTEVIDEILGQLGTAAEVSRVYVFENRRTDDQRVVSDQRAEWVAPGVSVQLGNPVLQGFDYGADGYGEWAARMSQGEAVQGHLDEVGPRQRELFAEQDILSLLMVPVSTDAGWWGFLGFDDCVEGRRFPAVEVEALRAAASILGAALHRERAQRELSEAEARYRTLVEQIPAAIHISRLDVNASTIYISPQIEQLFGYTPQEWIANPRLWSELLHEDDRESVLAANEGFVRTGEPFRMTYRMHARDGRTLWIRDEAVMIRDADGAPVSMQGLLMDVSETRKVEEDLQHSLALLEHGDAERRELLAHLVSAQEQERVRIASDIHDDPLQKLTAVGMRLGGLRRELGESAPEMVLQLERTISGAIASLRNLLFEVRPPSLDREGIAIALAQYLREGATPEAELTWELDDRLTVEPPPEVRAICYRICQEAITNVRKHARATHLKVELGDDGDSFRVRIHDDGIGIRTDDPGTGIGHLGIPSMRERAGLAGGRLDIRARPGGGTTVEVVIPIAGPSAAGSVGATTP
- the purL gene encoding phosphoribosylformylglycinamidine synthase subunit PurL, producing the protein MGADGREPLFRSLGLTDEEYGEIRETLGREPERAELAMYAAMWSEHCSYKSSKVHLRTLPTEGDAVLVGPGQDAGAVDIGDGQAVVFKIESHSHPSAIEPYQGAATGVGGIVRDIISMGARPVALMDPLRFGPLEDPRNRWLVAGVVAGIGGYGNCIGVPTVGGEIAFAQPHTKNPTVNVLCAGIAPADRLVTSAMQVHEGSLMVLFGAATGRDGIGGVSVLASATLEEGAEGARPRVQIGDPFAEKLLIEASLELVERGLLEGLQDLGGAGLTCAVSESAARAGLGAELDLDAVPLREAGMEDFEILTSESQERMLAIVAPERLDEVRTVCEKWGLNGVVVARTVAGGELTARFGGEVVARVPARSLTDDAPEYERRKSAPADLGERHEDDPTFATVTVKAEEAFFTILGAPNIASKRWAFEQYDSLVQGNTIAGPGGDAALIRVPGTLKALALSTDGKGRFGQLDPYLGAAHSVAEAARNVACAGARPLAITNCLNFGNPERPEVMWQFAESIRGIADACRAFDTPVTGGNVSFYNESGDSTIWPTPVIGMLGLLEDHRLRVRTGFRGPGTFVYLLGETLPELGGSEFAEAVLGRRSGRPPALDFARERSLHDLLIRAAAGDLLVSAHDCGDGGLAVALAESAIAGDAGFAVTLPDDVPWYVSLFSESASRAVVSVDEAKAGVFETLSSEVGVPALRIGETGGPRISIDQILETTVEAARDAHISTLPDLLGA
- the purF gene encoding amidophosphoribosyltransferase, with the translated sequence MLASEVVGAESPKEECGLFGVWAPGEDVARLAYFGLFAQQHRGQESAGIAVSDGHNILVYKELGLVSQVFNEATLSTLQGDLGIGHTRYSTTGSTTWENAQPAFKTDGTHTLALGHNGNLVNTAELAERVGSKGRASTDSDLVATLLARRMNGGGLGDAAMDVLPTLQGAFSFVLMDERSIYAARDPWGVRPLSIGRLASGFCVASETCALDIVGATLVRDVEPGELIRIDDRGIHSERFAASPRKALCIFEYVYLARPDSRIGDTLVLEARREMGRRLAVEAPAEADLVIPVPDTGHAAAQGFAEVSGLPYGEGLMKNRYVGRTFIQPSQSLRERGVKLKLNVMPDAVRGKRLVVVDDSIVRGTTTRQIVQALREAGATEVHTRITCPPIKWPCFYGIDFSTRQELVASDLDVDEIRSFVGADTLGYLSLDGMVEATGGRKEDFCRACFDGEYAIPIPEGAGKFLLEEQLSLPSQPEPADAGVE
- a CDS encoding methylated-DNA--[protein]-cysteine S-methyltransferase, which encodes MNGATEPRGRDLRRLAAGADARSAELTDALADAADERGLVDVGIGWVDSPLGRLAVAVTRRGVLEIVFPDRDRDDWLSSLARDVSPRILESPTRAEPVRRQLDEYFAQRRTRFDLPVDRRLIRGFQAATLRALERVPYGSTSTYGDLARRAGSPKASRAIGSALGRNPIPIVIPCHRVVRTGGALGGYAGGLDRKRFLLELEGSLKS